The following are encoded together in the Salvia hispanica cultivar TCC Black 2014 chromosome 6, UniMelb_Shisp_WGS_1.0, whole genome shotgun sequence genome:
- the LOC125193840 gene encoding zinc finger A20 and AN1 domain-containing stress-associated protein 5-like has product MAQRTEKEETEFKVVPETMSLCVKCGVAGNSSAANNLCQKCFNATAAASTSVGAVAKPLNHVLLEKSFRSSSFLPERRLASAAASRDLKRETSVAAIPMKREVNRCSGCRKKVGLTGFRCRCGDLFCADHRYSDRHDCSYDYKSAGREAIARGNPVVKAAKIVKI; this is encoded by the coding sequence ATGGCGCAGAGGACGGAGAAGGAGGAGACGGAGTTCAAGGTCGTACCTGAGACCATGTCGCTGTGCGTCAAGTGCGGCGTGGCCGGAAACTCCTCCGCCGCTAATAATCTCTGTCAGAAGTGTTTCAACGCAACCGCAGCGGCATCAACCTCCGTCGGTGCCGTGGCGAAGCCGTTGAATCACGTTTTGTTGGAGAAATCCTTCAGATCTAGCTCGTTTCTGCCGGAGAGGAGGCTCGCTTCTGCTGCGGCGAGCCGAGATCTGAAGAGAGAGACCTCCGTAGCTGCGATTCCGATGAAGAGAGAAGTTAATCGGTGCTCCGGTTGTCGGAAGAAGGTAGGTCTGACCGGATTCCGATGCCGGTGCGGAGACCTTTTCTGCGCCGATCATCGATACTCCGATCGGCACGACTGCAGCTATGATTACAAATCGGCCGGCCGGGAAGCGATCGCGAGGGGGAATCCGGTGGTCAAAGCCGCAAAAATCGTTAAAATCTGA